CCGGTATTGGGTTGAGGACGATGGCTGAGAGACGTAGAGCTCAAAAAGAGGAGGCTGAAAGAGAAGAAGCTGTCAGGATTCAGCACGAGAAAGAACAAGTTACATTCTCCTCGATATTTAACAAGTATTATAAGCAAACCACACAAGACAAAGATCCTAAAACATGCAAGGTTGAAATTAGCTTGTTCAACAAATGGTTGCATTCTCTGATTGGAAGCTTGCCCATGAGGGAGATATCACCGTTTATTTTGGAGAAGCTGAAGAAGCAGATGAGTGATGCTGGTAGAGCTCCTAGGACTATTACTTATGCGTTGGCTTTGGTAAGGCAGGTGTTTAACTATGCCAAGAACAATGACCTATACAACGGAGACAATCCCGTGACTAAGGTCAAGAAACCGTCAGAAGACAATAGGCGCTCAAGGTTCTTATCCGAGGAAGAATCTCCTGTATTGTTGGCAGAGCTTAGCAAAGTTAGCCCAACAATCAATGATATCGCCTTGATATCTCTGAGATGTGGCCTAAGAGCAGGCGAGATATTCAAGCTTACTTGGAATGATGTAGATTTCCGAAATGGAACTATCCTTATCAAAGACACCAAGAGTGGCAGGAATCGTAATGCGATAATGACCCAAGATGTAAA
This sequence is a window from Holosporales bacterium. Protein-coding genes within it:
- a CDS encoding tyrosine-type recombinase/integrase; protein product: MTTAKYKRIKVKTPGIRCVEHPIRKHGAVRKDRYYTIRYRLDGKVKEEGVGWESIGVTEAIAAERLHDLKMAHRTGIGLRTMAERRRAQKEEAEREEAVRIQHEKEQVTFSSIFNKYYKQTTQDKDPKTCKVEISLFNKWLHSLIGSLPMREISPFILEKLKKQMSDAGRAPRTITYALALVRQVFNYAKNNDLYNGDNPVTKVKKPSEDNRRSRFLSEEESPVLLAELSKVSPTINDIALISLRCGLRAGEIFKLTWNDVDFRNGTILIKDTKSGRNRNAIMTQDV